Proteins encoded within one genomic window of Triticum aestivum cultivar Chinese Spring chromosome 2D, IWGSC CS RefSeq v2.1, whole genome shotgun sequence:
- the LOC123051455 gene encoding galactinol synthase 2 — translation MAPMLKRIVEDAPKRAAYVTFLAGSGDYWKGVVGLAKGLRAVNSAYPLVVAVLPDVPEDHRRKLVEQGCLVREIVPVYPPETQTQFAMAYYVINYSKLRIWEFVEYERMVYLDADIQVFDNIDHLFDLDKGSFYAVMDCFCEKTWSHTPQYKIGYCQQCPDRVAWPEHELGVPPPPLYFNAGMFVHEPSLATAKALLDKLVVTDPTPFAEQDFLNMFFRDVYKPIPPVYNLVLAMLWRHPENVELEKVKVVHYCAAGSKPWRFTGEEANMDREDIKMLVKKWWDIYNDEGLDYRASDETTNLLRGALVEAGAVKYFPAPSAA, via the exons ATGGCTCCGATGCTCAAGCGGATCGTGGAGGACGCGCCGAAAAGGGCGGCGTACGTGACCTTCCTCGCCGGCTCCGGCGACTACTGGAAGGGCGTGGTGGGCCTGGCCAAGGGCCTCCGCGCCGTCAACTCCGCCTACCCGCTCGTGGTGGCCGTGCTCCCCGACGTCCCCGAGGATCACCGCCGCAAGCTGGTGGAACAGGGCTGCCTCGTCCGCGAGATCGTGCCCGTGTACCCGCCGGAGACCCAGACCCAGTTCGCCATGGCCTACTACGTCATCAACTACTCCAAGCTCCGCATCTGGGAG TTCGTGGAGTACGAGAGGATGGTGTACCTGGACGCGGACATCCAGGTGTTCGACAACATCGACCACCTCTTCGACCTCGACAAGGGCAGCTTCTACGCCGTCATGGACTGCTTCTGCGAGAAGACGTGGAGCCACACGCCGCAGTACAAGATCGGCTACTGCCAGCAGTGCCCGGACCGGGTGGCGTGGCCGGAGCACGAGCTCGGCGTGCCCCCGCCGCCGCTCTACTTCAACGCCGGCATGTTCGTGCACGAGCCCAGCCTCGCCACCGCCAAGGCCCTCCTCGACAAGCTCGTCGTCACCGACCCCACCCCGTTCGCCGAGCAGGATTTTCTCAACATGTTCTTCAGGGACGTGTACAAGCCCATCCCGCCGGTGTACAACCTCGTACTCGCCATGCTCTGGAGGCACCCCGAGAACGTCGAGCTCGAGAAGGTCAAGGTCGTGCACTACTGCGCCGCG GGCTCGAAGCCGTGGAGGTTCACCGGCGAGGAGGCCAACATGGACAGAGAAGACATCAAGATGCTTGTGAAGAAATGGTGGGACATCTACAACGACGAGGGCCTGGACTACAGGGCCAGCGACGAGACCACCAACCTGCTACGTGGAGCTCTGGTTGAGGCCGGCGCCGTGAAGTACTTCCCGGCGCCCTCGGCCGCGTAG